From a single Brassica napus cultivar Da-Ae chromosome C9, Da-Ae, whole genome shotgun sequence genomic region:
- the LOC106429103 gene encoding F-box/kelch-repeat protein At3g04660-like translates to MRSKEGDGTESLSLPVDLIIEILTKLPPRSLSRLICVSKLWLSIIHGKYFNDLYLTRSSTRPRLLLHRYCHDTRRSHYSSLSSRLSLVDSITLPGCQISPPVRGLICCVDHDSSIVVIGNPSTGQFLTLTHDAITDKIFFGYDPVNDLYKVLSMNFFHDIDGSVVLEKSQVLTLGGAQESWRVIECKYPYYPGTQGICHNGVVYYGAWSNLTDRRSVVVGFDLRYEEFSLITLPEDVQIVSRFESDLVRYNGKIALVNVSLTRKFDLWVLMDVKKHEWSKYSVVAPTCDFFRCRGTIETGELIFEQLYFGDQFSILYYDPKQDKARRVDLERSGDTTSSGRKLFVDHVESPMFLPRKFIH, encoded by the coding sequence ATGAGGTCAAAGGAAGGAGATGGCACAGAATCTCTTTCTCTTCCTGTGGACTTGATAATAGAGATTCTTACGAAGCTGCCTCCGAGATCTTTGTCAAGGCTCATCTGCGTGTCAAAACTCTGGTTATCTATAATCCACGGTAAATATTTCAACGACTTGTACCTTACTCGATCTTCCACTCGGCCACGTCTTCTTCTCCATCGCTACTGTCATGATACGCGGCGTTCTCACTATTCTTCTCTCTCGAGTCGACTGTCTCTTGTTGATAGTATTACTCTTCCAGGGTGTCAAATTTCTCCACCAGTCCGTGGCTTGATTTGTTGTGTAGATCATGACTCGAGTATTGTCGTGATTGGCAATCCTAGCACGGGCCAGTTCCTAACTCTAACTCATGATGCCATAACTGACAAAATCTTTTTTGGATATGATCCGGTTAATGATCTATATAAAGTCCTTTCCATGAATTTCTTTCATGATATAGATGGATCAGTGGTACTTGAAAAGTCTCAAGTTCTCACTTTAGGAGGAGCTCAAGAATCATGGAGAGTGATCGAATGTAAGTATCCGTATTACCCAGGAACACAAGGTATATGCCATAATGGGGTTGTTTATTATGGAGCGTGGTCTAACCTCACTGACAGAAGATCTGTAGTAGTGGGCTTTGATTTGAGATATGAAGAGTTCAGTCTTATTACATTACCTGAGGATGTTCAAATCGTATCACGTTTTGAGTCTGATTTGGTACGCTACAACGGAAAGATAGCCTTAGTAAATGTTTCACTGACCCGTAAATTCGACCTATGGGTTCTAATGGATGTCAAAAAACATGAGTGGTCAAAATATTCTGTCGTTGCTCCTACTTGTGACTTCTTCCGTTGCAGGGGTACTATTGAAACCGGAGAGCTAATATTTGAACAATTATATTTTGGTGACCAGTTTTCAATTCTCTATTACGATCCCAAACAAGACAAGGCTAGAAGAGTTGACCTCGAAAGAAGTGGAGATACTACGTCTAGTGGTAGGAAATTATTCGTGGATCACGTAGAGAGTCCTATGTTTCTTCCAAGGAAGTTTATCCATTGA
- the LOC125592490 gene encoding uncharacterized protein LOC125592490, producing MMYLNLSKGYLTFTHFPAEDQEMWLRQFAQEFTWNLDHTNFIRDAFVHKVPKSINSTVWEELCVHWDKDETKATSVTNSANRKSDRCGKGMYKHNLGAQTIATLGDRLADENDGEPVDDFVLMKTAHTNKHIGEIDDGVVRDLKDKDDRIAALEKKMADQEAGWEATRKQNEQMMEMMKRMYPNEQFP from the exons ATGATGTACTTGAACCTCAGCAAGGGATATctgactttcactcacttccctgccGAGGACCAGGAGATGTGgcttcgtcagtttgcg caagagttcacctGGAATCTCGATCACACGAACTTTATCCGTGAcgccttcgtccataaa gtcccgaaGTCGATCAACAGCACGGTCTGGGAggagttgtgtgtgcattgggataaggacgaGACGAAAGCTACCTCCGTGACCAACTCCGCCAACCGCAAGAGCGATCGTTGCGGGAAGGGCATGTACAAGCACAATTTGGGTGCCCagactattgccactctgggggatcgTTTG GCGgatgaaaatgatggcgagccggttgatgatttcGTCCTAATGAAGACGGCGCATACCAACAAGCACATCGGGGagattgatgatggtgttgTGAGGGAT ttgaaggacaaagatgaccgCATAGCTGCGTTGGAGAAAAAGATGGCGGATCAAGAGGCGGGATGGGAGGCAACGAGGAAGCAAaacgagcaaatgatggagatgatgaagaggatgtacccgaacgagcagTTCCCgtag
- the LOC106429133 gene encoding pentatricopeptide repeat-containing protein At1g60770 has protein sequence MALRHLSRPRDIVKRSTKKYLDEPLYHRLFKDGGSEVSVRQQLNQFLKGTKHVFKWEVGDTIKKLRSRGLYYPALKLSEVMEHRGMNKTVSDQAIHLDLVAKARGIAAGESYFVDLPETSKTELTYASLLNCYCKELMTEKAEGLLNKMKELNITVSSMSYNSLMTLYTKTGQAERVPGMIQEMKAEDVMPDSYTYNVWMRALAATEDVSGVERVIEEMNRDGRVAPDWTTYSNMASIYVDAGLSEKAEKALQELEMKNTDRDFKAYQFLITLYGRLGKLNEVYRIWRSSRLAMPKTSNVAYLNMIQVLVNLKDLPGAETLFKEWQANCSTYDIRVVNVMIGAYTREGLVEKANELKEKSPRRGGKLNAKTWELFMDYYVKRGETAQALECITKAVSIGKGDGGKWLPSEDTVRALMSQFEEKKDVNGAESLLEILKKGTDDVGAETFESLIRTYAAAGKSHPAMRQRLKMEKVKVDKATEKLLDELCQDE, from the exons ATGGCGCTGCGACATCTGAGCCGGCCGAGAGACATCGTAAAGAGATCGACGAAGAAGTACCTCGACGAACCCCTTTACCATCGTCTCTTCAAGGACGGCGGATCTGAGGTCAGTGTCCGTCAGCAGCTCAATCAGTTCCTCAAGGGCACCAAACACGTCTTCAAATGGGAAGTCGGAGACACGATCAAGAAGCTCCGTAGCCGCGGCCTCTATTACCCAGCTCTCAAG CTGTCTGAAGTAATGGAACATAGAGGGATGAACAAGACGGTGAGTGACCAAGCAATCCATCTCGATCTCGTTGCCAAAGCTCGTGGAATCGCTGCTGGGGAGTCTTACTTTGTCGATCTTCCGGAAACATCTAAGACCGAGCTCACCTACGCCTCTCTTTTGAACTGTTACTGCAAGGAGTTGATGACTGAGAAAGCAGAAGGTCTACTCAACAAGATGAAAGAGCTCAACATTACCGTTAGCTCCATGTCCTACAACAGCCTCATGACTCTTTACACAAAGACAGGGCAGGCCGAGAGGGTTCCGGGGATGATTCAGGAGATGAAGGCCGAGGATGTCATGCCCGATTCTTACACGTACAATGTCTGGATGAGGGCTTTGGCCGCTACCGAGGATGTTTCTGGGGTTGAGAGAGTTATTGAAGAGATGAATAGAGATGGTAGAGTTGCTCCTGATTGGACTACGTATAGCAACATGGCTTCTATATACGTTGACGCGGGACTATCTGAGAAAGCTGAGAAGGCCCTTCAGGAGCTGGAGATGAAAAACACGGACAGGGATTTTAAGGCGTATCAGTTTCTTATTACACTGTATGGACGACTGGGGAAACTGAATGAGGTTTACAGGATTTGGCGTTCGTCGAGGCTGGCTATGCCGAAAACCTCGAATGTAGCGTATCTGAACATGATACAAGTGCTGGTGAACTTGAAAGATTTGCCTGGTGCAGAGACACTGTTCAAGGAATGGCAAGCGAACTGTTCCACTTACGACATCAGAGTTGTAAATGTGATGATTGGAGCTTATACAAGAGAAGGTCTCGTCGAAAAAGCAAATGAACTCAAGGAGAAATCtccaagaagaggaggaaagcTCAATGCTAAAACGTGGGAGCTCTTCATGGATTACTATGTAAAGAGGGGTGAAACGGCTCAAGCACTCGAATGTATAACTAAGGCGGTTTCTATCGGCAAAGGAGATGGTGGCAAGTGGCTACCGTCAGAGGATACAGTCAGAGCGTTGATGAGCCAGTTCGAGGAAAAGAAAGATGTTAACGGAGCTGAGAGTTTGTTGGAGATTTTAAAGAAGGGAACGGATGATGTAGGCGCAGAGACGTTTGAATCATTGATAAGAACATATGCAGCAGCTGGAAAGAGCCATCCTGCTATGCGCCAGCGCCTGAAGATGGAGAAGGTGAAGGTTGATAAAGCAACAGAGAAGCTGCTTGATGAATTATGTCAGGACGAGTGA
- the BNACNNG68380D gene encoding uncharacterized protein BNACNNG68380D produces MASCNKPQLYLTTIVLTVVFLTANQVVEGRRKGLCARTAYPKLCRPLVKGSNPRLATLSTICALETKTRRAIANAAKYKKGNKQVTICHAKLRDAAFNLRKAKNSLNRRHSKMLRIFLTRAVSDYGVCVNAFVDSHQVNTVQNAADELRKTGTNCLFLSTLIRRRSNRRRKRD; encoded by the coding sequence atggcAAGCTGCAACAAACCCCAGCTCTACCTCACGACCATCGTCCTTACCGTGGTCTTCTTGACGGCGAACCAAGTGGTGGAAGGGCGTCGCAAGGGCCTCTGCGCCCGAACCGCATACCCAAAGTTGTGTCGACCGCTGGTTAAAGGGTCAAACCCCAGACTAGCCACACTCAGCACCATTTGTGCCCTCGAGACTAAGACAAGACGGGCGATTGCAAACGCAGCAAAGtacaaaaaaggaaacaaacagGTTACGATTTGCCACGCGAAACTTAGAGACGCAGCCTTTAACCTTAGGAAGGCGAAGAACAGCCTCAATAGACGACATAGTAAGATGCTGAGAATCTTTTTGACCAGGGCTGTGTCAGATTACGGCGTTTGCGTCAACGCGTTCGTAGACTCGCATCAAGTTAACACCGTTCAGAACGCTGCGGATGAGCTGAGGAAGACAGGAACTAATTGCTTGTTTCTTTCTACCTTGATTAGAAGAAGATCGAACCGCAGGAGAAAACGTGACTAA